The following is a genomic window from Opitutus sp. GAS368.
GCGGCGCAGTTCGGGTTGCTTAAACAATTCGGCCCACACGTCGTGATGGTGGGCTGTCAACTGGAACAAGTTACCCACCCGACGGGAGCGTGCGTCACGCCGCAGGGTGATACACGTGAAAGCGAAGCCGCTGACAATCGCCAGCGTTTGGAGGGCCGTAAACCAGTTGTCCGCGAACCACGACATGCCGCCAGTATAGCGCGGCCAAACAGAGGAAACAAAGCCGGGCTACGTCGCCTTAAGGTGCGCTGCGCGTTGGGCCCGCTGCAGCACGTCCGAAAGTTCGAGATCAAGGGCAGTCGAGATCCGCAGCAGTGTTTCAAGGGTGGGCTTGCGCACCTCACGCTCGACCAAACTAACCATCGATTGTGAAAGCCCGGCGCGTTCAGCAACTCCGTTCATGGAGAGTTTCTGCCTCTCCCTTTCGGCCCGAAAAATGGCCGCTACCTGAGAGCCGACAGCATCGAGGTTCTTCTGGGCGATCACGTCTTCATACTATGGTCATAATGAATTTGACTAAGCATAAGACTATAGTCATAAGTAAATCATGTTCCTACGTCGCCTCGGACCCGACCCGCATGCGAACGGCGCGAAAAGCGCCGGTCTCAGCGGCTGCCCGGACATCCTGGAGATGGCGTCGGGAGACTTTGCGGTCATCGGCATCGACATCACCGCGCGCGGCCGGGGCCAGCTGCCGCCGACGGTTGGATGCGGGCCGGACGAACGGATCGTCTGGATTCCGCGGAAGACGCTGGTGCTGGCGAAAGCCGACATCCCCGACAAATTCTAGGAGGTCGTCATGACCGAGAGGCCCAAGAAGGCCGAACTCACCAAGCAGGTGGGGATTTGGATTCGCGTGAGCACGGAGGATCAGGCGCTGGGCGACAGCCCGGCAATCCACGAGACCCGCGCCCGCGAATACGCCAAGTTCAACGGGTGGAATGTCCGCGAGGTTTACGACCTGGCCGGGGTTTCGGGCAAGACGGTCATGGAGCACCCCGAGGCCAAGCGGATGCTGGACGACATTAAGCGCGGGCACATCACGGCGCTGATTTTCTCCAAGCTCGCGCGGCTCGCTCGCAACACCAGGGAGCTTTTGGAGTTCTCGGACTTCTTCCAGTCCCACGGGGCGGACATGGTGTCACTGCACGAAAAGATGGATACGGGCACGCCGGCCGGCCGGCTGTTTTATACGATCATTGCCGCGATGGCCCAATGGGAACGGGAGGAGATCGCCGACCGCATCCGGGCGTCCGTTGCGACGCGATCAAAACTCGGCCAGCAGATCAGCGGCACCTCGCCCTATGGCTACGTCTGGAAAGACGGCAAAATGGTGATCGAACCCAAAGAAGCGATCATCCGGAAGCAAATCTATGAGCTGTTCCTCGAACACCGCCGTATTGGCACTGTGGCGCGGATGCTCAACGAGGCGGGTTATCGCACGAGGGCGGGGGCGACGTGGAGTGATACGGCGGTATTACGCTGTATTGTTCATCCCACCGCCAAGGGCGTGCGTTACTCCAATGTATTTAAAAAAACCGGCAGTTGGGCGGCCGAGGAGAAGCCGGAAGATCAGTGGTTCGTGCATCCGATCGAGCCCATCGTGTCAGAGGAGGTTTGGAGCACGGCCAATCGGATGATCGAGGAGAGGAAGAAGCAGAACAAGCGCCCCACCAAGCGGCCGACGCATATTTTCGCGGGCATCGCCCACTGTCATTGCGGCCACCGCATGTATGTGCCCACCACTTCCACGAAATACGTCTGCCATAAGTGTAAGAACAAGATTCCCGCGGCGGACTTGGAAAGCATCTTCCATGAGGAGTTGAAGAACTACTTTGCCGACCCGGAGCGCATCACGCGGCATTTTCTGGCGGCTAAAAAGAACACGGACGAGAAGGAGCAGCGGGTCGCGTTGCACCGGCAGGAAATCGAGAAGACCAAGGAAGAGATGACTCGGACGCACCGACTTTACTTGGACGGCCGGTTGAACGATCAGAGCTTCACCGCGCTCTACCGGCCGCTGGAGGACCAGGTGCGCCAGTTGGGTGTTTCGATTCCGGCCTTGGAGGCGGAGCTGGCATTCCTCCGCATCAACGAGGTTTCGGCCGACCAAGTGTTGCGGGACGCCCAAAAGCTTTACGAGCGCTGGCCCCAGCTGACCACCGAGCGAAAGCGCCGGGTGATCGAATCCATCGTCGAAAAAATCACGATTGGCACCGACGATATAAGCGTAACCTATTGCTATATTCCATCTTCGGAAGAACTAACACTTTCCCAACAGCGCCTACCAGCGCCGTAAGCAGGTAGAACTGGCCGGGCTTGAACACCAGCGGCTCCTCGCGCGTGAGCACATCGCGCAGCAGGCCGCCGCCGACGGCGTTGATCACCCCGACGAGCACGGCGGCCGAGGGCGGCAGGCCGGAGTTGAGGGATTTTTGCACGCCGAACACCGCGTAGGCGCCCAGCCCCAACGCATCGACCCACGCGATGAGCCGGTGGAAACGATGGACGTGCTGCCGGAAGAAAAGGCTGACCACCGTGGCCGCCGTGATCGTATACATGTAGGCGGGGTTCGTGAGCAGCGGCGTGAGGCCGTCCCGCAGAAAAATGCCGTCACGGATCAGCCCGCCGCCGATGCCGGACACCAGGGCGAGGGCCAGCACGCCCACGATATCGTAGTGGCGGCGGATGGCCGCGAGCGCGCCGGTGAGGGCGAAGGCGAAGGTCGCCCCGAGGTCGAAAAGCACCGGCAGGTCAAAACTCCCTTTCAGCATGGCAGGGTGGGGTTAAGGGCTGGTGGCCCCAAAAACCCGCCGTGACAAGCGAACTTTGTCCCGCAACGCTGTCCCAGACCCTAGACCGCGCACCATGAAGATCCCCCTCACCCCCCTGATCCTGTCCTGGCTGCTGGCCGGCTGCGCCAGCGAACCCGCCGCCTTTTTGCCGGAGGAAAGCGCCAAGTATTCGCTGGAGAACACGGAGAAATTTCAGCTGCTGGACCGGCCGGTGCAGGAAGCCGTGTCCTGCACCGGCCTGCAGGAACGCTTCGGGGAGTCCGGCCGCCTTGAAGTGGTGGCCAATCTCCGCAACCACGGCCGCGAGGCCATCACCATGCAGGTACGCTGTGTGTTCAAGGATGCGGCAGATGTACCGACGGGCGACGAGACCCCGTGGCAGGCGCTGAACCTCGCGGCGGGCGACACCGAGGCGGTGCGCTATTCCGCGGGGAACAACCTCGCGCGAAAATTCACCATCCTGGTCCGCGCGGCCCGGTAAACCGCGGCGCACCCCTCGGTCCGCGGAGTGGAGGCGGAAGACTTTGCGGAACATTACGGCGCGATGGGCTGAAGGTTCACCGTTCTGCCACGCGGGCGTAACGCGTTTGCCACAGGCAGCTGGCAAGCTGGGGCGGTGAAACCTACCACCTCGCACACCCGTTTGAATCTCACCCTGCTCTGCCGGCTGACTGCCAGCCTGTTGAGCTCCGCGCTGATCACCAGCGCTTTGGCCGACGACGCCGGCGGCGGCTCGGCGATCCGCTTGGAAGACCTTGAGGTCACCGCCCCGCGGACCTCCGCCCAGACCATGGCGCCCACGGAAAGCCGGCTGGATGCCTACCAGCCGCAGTCCATCATCAATCTGCAGACCATCCAGAACAGCATCACGCCGACAGCCGACTACGCCTTGATTGCCAACCTGGCGCCGAGCGTGTCGAATTTCACCACCAACGGCCCGGGCCTGAACGAGTCCAAGCCGATCGTGCGCGGTTTCACCGACGGACAGTATAACGTCACCTTCGACGGCATCCCCTTTGGCGACGGCAACGACTACACCCACCACACGACGAGTTATTTCCCGGCCAAGATCCTCGGCCGGGTGGTCGTGGATCGCGGCCCGGGCGACGCCAGCACGATTGGCATGGCCACCTTCGGCGGCACGATCGCGCTGTTCTCCAAGGACCCGCGCGCGGAGCCCTCGTTCACCCCCACGCTCAGCGACGGCAGCTACCACACGCGCCTCGTCAACCTCGAGGTGAACACCGGCACGCTGGCCGGGGCCCACAACGCCTCCCTCATCGCCAGCTATCAGAACATGAGCACCGACGGCTACCGCACGCTCGGCACCCTGAAGCGCAACACCTATTTCCTCAAATACCTGCAGCCGGTCGGCAAGAACACCACGGTCACCGTCTACGGTTCGTATAACAACATCCTGTTCAACAATCCCAACGCCGCCACGCTGACCCTGACGCAGATCCAGACGCTCGGGCGCAACTTCGGGCAGGACAACGATCCGACCGATTTCAACAACTACGTCGGCTACAGCTACCAAAGCAAGCAGACCGACCTGGAATACATCGCGTTGGATTCCGACCTCGGCAACGGCTGGAAGGTGAGCGACAAGCTCTACACCTTTTCCTACAATAATTTCAGCCACGAGTCCCCGAACAACAATTCCGGCCCGGCCAAGACCGACCTCGGCGGACAGTTCAAGGTGAACATCGTGCGCAGCCTGGGCGATTATCTGCTCCTCTCGCACGAGGACGACATGGGCACGGTCAAGGCCGGCGTCTGGGGCGATTACCAGCATGGCCCGCGCTACAACTATTTCCTCGATTACAACCCGGCGGCCAACACCGGCCCGATCATGAGGGGCGGCATGATCGACCTGAACCACAAGAACTCGGTCGGCGGCTACGCCTGGAACATGAAATTCTACACCCGGACGGTGCAGCCGTTCGTGCTGTATGACTGGCGCGCCCTGCCGGCCCTCACGATCACCCCGGGGCTCAAATACCTCAGTGTCAGCCGCGAGATCGCCGCTTCCGTGAACCAGACCAAGGATCTTCTGCCCGCGTATTTCACCAAGAAATGGACGAAGACGCTGCCCAGCGTCACCGCCAACTACCGCGTCGCCTCGGACTGGTCGGTCTACGCCCAATACGCGAAGGGCCTCCTCACCCCGGCGCTGGCGACCCTGCAGGTCGACCATCCGGAGACGACGGACATCCCGCCCCAGGAGACGACCAACTACCAGATCGGCACCGTCTACAAGCACGGCCGGTTCAACGCCGACTTTGACGCCTACTGGATTGATTTCGTCCATTTTCCCATCACGCAGCAAAATCCGGCCAACCCGACCAACGCCAATGACGTGATCTACACCACCGCGAGCGGGGCCTACTACAGCGGCCTTGAGACCGAGGTAACCTATTACGTGGGCGGCGGCCTCAGTCTCTTCGGCAACGGTTCGCTCAACCGGGCGGTCTACAAGAAATCCAAGCGCCAGATCGACGGCGTGCCGCAATCCACGGCGGGCTTTGGCGCCGTCTACGACCGTGCGGGCTTTTCCGTCTCGCTGATGGAAAAATACATCGGGCCCTACAACGTCTACTCCGGCGCGCCGAGCCCCGACCTGCCGCTGCCCCCGACGGCCCTGACTGCGGTCCAGGGCGGCTATTCCCTGGTCGACCTTGCGATCGGCTACGGCAGCAAGCTGCCCGGACACGGTTTCCTGCACAGCTACAAGGTGAAGCTGCAGGTGGACAATATTCTTGATCGGAAGGTTGAGCTCTTGAAATCCGTCAACGCCAACCCGCTCAACAGCACCTACAACGTGCTGGTGCCGCGGGATTATTACCTGACGGTGTCGGCCGAGTTCTGAGCCCTCCCATGAAAGAACACCGCTTCCCCGCCTTCCTCCTGCTCGCGGCACTCCTTGCGCTGCGGGTATCCGCCGCCTACCTGCCGAAGGGCACGCCCGATGCCAACGCCCTGCTCGCGCCGCCGCCCGTCCTTGGTTCAGCCGAGGACAGGTTCGACCTGGAGTGCGCCTATACCGCCCACACCGCCGCCACGCCGGCCGAGATCGCGCTGGGCCAGGACGAGAACACGCTGACCATCTACCACTACGCGCCGGCCATCGGCGCGTGGTTCACGCCCGGCAAATTCCCCCGGACCGACGCGCTCTTCAAGGAAGTCGAGGCCGAGGCCAAGGCGGTGGTGGATGACTCCAAGAAATACTTCAAGCGGCCGCGACCCTACCACGTGGCGCATGACCGGTTCCCGCGCGCCATCGAGCACGAGGACCTGACACACTACAGTTATCCCAGCGGGCACTCCACCCGCGGCACGGTCTTCGCGCTGCTGCTCGCGGAGCTTTTTCCCGACCGCCGCGAGGCGATCCTGGCGAAGGGCCGCGAGGCCGGCTGGTTGCGCGTGCAGGGCGGGGTGCACTACCCGACGGATATCTACGCCGGCCGGGTGCTCGGACAGGAGCTGGCCCGGGACTTCCTGCACAGCGAGTCCTTCCAGCACGATCTCGCCGAGGCCCGGGCTGAACTCGCGGCGGTTGTCCGGTAGGCCGCGGCCTATTTGCCGGGCGCCGGCGAGGCGGACTGCCCGGCGGCCGGCCGGGACATGGCGCGATTCTTGGCCCGGCGGTCGATAACATACCAGGAAACTCCGGCGATCATCACCAGCAGCAGAATGAGAAGGACAAGGATTTCCTTGGGCAAGCGCATGGCGAAAGCCTAGGCCGGGCTCAGCCCGGCGCCAGTGCAATCACCCCTGAGGGGCAATATGGGATTGTGACCCGCGGCCTCGGCCCCATAGCCTCCGGCGCGAGGCATGAGCGCGTTTCCGCAGACCGACTGGATTCGCTTGGCCGCGCTGCGGGAAGGCCGCGCGGAGGACAAGCAGCGGGTGTTGGGTGAATTGTTTGGGCGCTACCGCGATCCGGTGCTGGCCTATCTCCGGGGCCGGGGCAGCCGGGCCGAGCAGGCAGAGGACTTGGTCCAGGATTTTTTCCTGCACGCCATCCGGCACGGACTGTTCGAGAAAGCCGACGCCTCGCGCGGCCGCTTCCGCAACCTGCTGCTGACGGCGCTGCAGCACTATGCCGCCAAAGCACACCGGGCGGAGCACGCGCTGCGGCGCCGCCCCGCCGGGGGGTTTGCCGGGAACGACGTGGCGGACCTGCCCGAGGGCGCGCTGCCCGCGGACCACGCCACGCCGGAGCGGGCCTTTCTGCGCGGCTGGGCCCTGACGCTGATCCGGCGCGTGCTGGTCGTCCTGGAGAAGGAGTATGCCGGACCCGACCGCCGCGCCCATTATGAGATTTTCCGCCGGCTGCTGATCGCCCCGATTCTCGAGGGCACCGGCGCGCCCACCCAGCACGAGCTGGCGGGCGCGCTCGGCCTGACCGAGAAGGAAGTGGCTAACCGGCTGGTGACCGCCCGCCGCGCCTATCAGCGCCTGTTGCGGGAGGAAATCGCCACCTACGCCCGCAGTGAGGCGGAGATCGACGAGGAAGTCCGCGAACTTTTCCAAAAACTCAGCCAACCCTGATCTTATGAGCCAAGTAACCTTTGACCAAGTCTTCGTGCGGGAGCTCGGCAAACAGCGGGAGAGTGGATTCAACACCAAGGTCTGCGTGGCCTT
Proteins encoded in this region:
- a CDS encoding TRIC cation channel family protein, translating into MLKGSFDLPVLFDLGATFAFALTGALAAIRRHYDIVGVLALALVSGIGGGLIRDGIFLRDGLTPLLTNPAYMYTITAATVVSLFFRQHVHRFHRLIAWVDALGLGAYAVFGVQKSLNSGLPPSAAVLVGVINAVGGGLLRDVLTREEPLVFKPGQFYLLTALVGAVGKVLVLPKMEYSNRLRLYRRCQS
- a CDS encoding phosphatase PAP2 family protein, yielding MKEHRFPAFLLLAALLALRVSAAYLPKGTPDANALLAPPPVLGSAEDRFDLECAYTAHTAATPAEIALGQDENTLTIYHYAPAIGAWFTPGKFPRTDALFKEVEAEAKAVVDDSKKYFKRPRPYHVAHDRFPRAIEHEDLTHYSYPSGHSTRGTVFALLLAELFPDRREAILAKGREAGWLRVQGGVHYPTDIYAGRVLGQELARDFLHSESFQHDLAEARAELAAVVR
- a CDS encoding sigma factor, giving the protein MSAFPQTDWIRLAALREGRAEDKQRVLGELFGRYRDPVLAYLRGRGSRAEQAEDLVQDFFLHAIRHGLFEKADASRGRFRNLLLTALQHYAAKAHRAEHALRRRPAGGFAGNDVADLPEGALPADHATPERAFLRGWALTLIRRVLVVLEKEYAGPDRRAHYEIFRRLLIAPILEGTGAPTQHELAGALGLTEKEVANRLVTARRAYQRLLREEIATYARSEAEIDEEVRELFQKLSQP
- a CDS encoding TonB-dependent receptor, whose protein sequence is MKPTTSHTRLNLTLLCRLTASLLSSALITSALADDAGGGSAIRLEDLEVTAPRTSAQTMAPTESRLDAYQPQSIINLQTIQNSITPTADYALIANLAPSVSNFTTNGPGLNESKPIVRGFTDGQYNVTFDGIPFGDGNDYTHHTTSYFPAKILGRVVVDRGPGDASTIGMATFGGTIALFSKDPRAEPSFTPTLSDGSYHTRLVNLEVNTGTLAGAHNASLIASYQNMSTDGYRTLGTLKRNTYFLKYLQPVGKNTTVTVYGSYNNILFNNPNAATLTLTQIQTLGRNFGQDNDPTDFNNYVGYSYQSKQTDLEYIALDSDLGNGWKVSDKLYTFSYNNFSHESPNNNSGPAKTDLGGQFKVNIVRSLGDYLLLSHEDDMGTVKAGVWGDYQHGPRYNYFLDYNPAANTGPIMRGGMIDLNHKNSVGGYAWNMKFYTRTVQPFVLYDWRALPALTITPGLKYLSVSREIAASVNQTKDLLPAYFTKKWTKTLPSVTANYRVASDWSVYAQYAKGLLTPALATLQVDHPETTDIPPQETTNYQIGTVYKHGRFNADFDAYWIDFVHFPITQQNPANPTNANDVIYTTASGAYYSGLETEVTYYVGGGLSLFGNGSLNRAVYKKSKRQIDGVPQSTAGFGAVYDRAGFSVSLMEKYIGPYNVYSGAPSPDLPLPPTALTAVQGGYSLVDLAIGYGSKLPGHGFLHSYKVKLQVDNILDRKVELLKSVNANPLNSTYNVLVPRDYYLTVSAEF
- a CDS encoding helix-turn-helix transcriptional regulator is translated as MIAQKNLDAVGSQVAAIFRAERERQKLSMNGVAERAGLSQSMVSLVEREVRKPTLETLLRISTALDLELSDVLQRAQRAAHLKAT
- a CDS encoding recombinase family protein, with product MTERPKKAELTKQVGIWIRVSTEDQALGDSPAIHETRAREYAKFNGWNVREVYDLAGVSGKTVMEHPEAKRMLDDIKRGHITALIFSKLARLARNTRELLEFSDFFQSHGADMVSLHEKMDTGTPAGRLFYTIIAAMAQWEREEIADRIRASVATRSKLGQQISGTSPYGYVWKDGKMVIEPKEAIIRKQIYELFLEHRRIGTVARMLNEAGYRTRAGATWSDTAVLRCIVHPTAKGVRYSNVFKKTGSWAAEEKPEDQWFVHPIEPIVSEEVWSTANRMIEERKKQNKRPTKRPTHIFAGIAHCHCGHRMYVPTTSTKYVCHKCKNKIPAADLESIFHEELKNYFADPERITRHFLAAKKNTDEKEQRVALHRQEIEKTKEEMTRTHRLYLDGRLNDQSFTALYRPLEDQVRQLGVSIPALEAELAFLRINEVSADQVLRDAQKLYERWPQLTTERKRRVIESIVEKITIGTDDISVTYCYIPSSEELTLSQQRLPAP